A genomic stretch from Flavobacterium nitratireducens includes:
- a CDS encoding sugar transferase: MYKSYLKRPLDFLVALIGLIVLLPIFLLVIIGLFFANDGKPFFFQARPGLNEKIFKIIKFKTMNDKTDSQGNLLSDSDRLTPIGAFVRKTSLDEIPQLINVLKGDMSLIGPRPLLPQYLSLYNETQKRRHDVRPGITGWAQVNGRNAISWQKKLELDVWYVDNLSLLVDLKVFFLTFKKVFKSEGISQQGHVTTDAFNGHN; this comes from the coding sequence ATGTATAAGAGCTATCTAAAACGACCTTTGGATTTTTTAGTTGCATTAATCGGACTGATTGTGTTGTTACCGATATTTTTATTGGTAATTATCGGACTGTTTTTTGCGAATGACGGAAAACCTTTTTTCTTTCAGGCACGTCCGGGGTTGAATGAAAAAATTTTTAAGATCATCAAGTTCAAGACTATGAACGATAAAACAGATTCTCAAGGGAATTTATTGTCAGATTCTGATCGTTTGACACCTATTGGAGCTTTTGTTCGTAAAACCTCTTTGGATGAAATTCCGCAGTTGATTAATGTATTGAAAGGGGATATGAGCCTGATAGGGCCACGACCTCTATTGCCACAATATTTGTCTTTGTATAATGAAACGCAAAAACGACGTCATGATGTCCGTCCTGGAATTACCGGTTGGGCTCAGGTAAATGGTCGAAATGCCATCAGTTGGCAAAAAAAGTTGGAACTGGATGTGTGGTATGTAGATAATCTTTCGTTGTTAGTAGATTTGAAAGTGTTTTTTTTGACTTTTAAGAAGGTATTCAAAAGTGAAGGAATTTCGCAACAGGGACATGTTACTACAGACGCTTTTAACGGACATAATTAA
- a CDS encoding lipopolysaccharide biosynthesis protein, protein MSANKTIAKNTAFLYIRMLVTMAVTLYTSRVILNTLGVEDYGTYSIVGGIVTMFSFFNSAMTSATNRFLAFDIGKNDLVQLKKTFNATLNIHIVIALLIFLLAETVGLWFVNYRLNLPLHRMNAVNWVYQFSVFTFLLGIIQVPYDALIVAREKMSIYAYMSIAEVVLKLLVVYLLVVFDYDKLIFYAVLLFLLSFITRSVHKIYCKVNFEESKYQFYYEKELYKKLLSFSGWSLFGNLAAVARGQGSNILLNIFFGTVVNAAYGISMQVQSAVQVFVTNFQMAVNPQIIKHYSAGNKEQSLKLIFQSSKFSYFLMFLIVSPIIYNIDFVLGLWLKTPPNYTSSFVVMCLVGVLIDCISGPLMIGAQATGNIKWYQMVLGSFIFLCLPISYLLLRIYYDPKIIFYVIIGVNAISLIGRVLFLKYLLDLNIYEFIHKVMKKIFVITLITFTASQFITVYTLNPYVDFCLKSLGLTVLNLVSIFAVGLSDNERNFVLSFAKARVKKLSVKM, encoded by the coding sequence ATGTCTGCTAATAAAACTATAGCAAAAAATACAGCATTCCTTTATATAAGGATGCTTGTGACTATGGCGGTAACTCTTTATACATCTAGAGTGATTTTAAATACATTAGGGGTTGAAGATTATGGTACCTATAGTATTGTTGGAGGTATAGTTACTATGTTTAGTTTTTTTAACAGTGCTATGACTTCAGCCACAAATCGTTTTTTAGCTTTTGATATAGGGAAGAATGATTTAGTGCAATTGAAAAAGACCTTTAATGCGACATTAAATATTCATATAGTGATTGCTCTGCTAATTTTTTTATTGGCTGAAACTGTAGGGTTGTGGTTTGTTAATTATCGATTGAATTTACCACTTCATAGGATGAATGCAGTCAATTGGGTATATCAATTTTCTGTTTTCACTTTCCTGTTGGGGATAATTCAAGTACCTTATGATGCTTTAATCGTGGCGAGGGAGAAAATGAGCATTTATGCTTATATGAGTATAGCTGAGGTTGTTTTAAAGCTATTAGTAGTTTACCTACTTGTAGTTTTTGATTATGATAAATTAATATTTTATGCAGTATTGTTATTTTTATTATCTTTTATCACAAGGTCAGTTCATAAAATTTATTGCAAAGTAAATTTTGAGGAAAGTAAATATCAATTTTACTATGAAAAAGAATTGTATAAAAAATTATTGTCTTTTTCGGGATGGAGTCTTTTTGGAAATTTAGCTGCAGTTGCCAGAGGACAGGGATCAAATATTTTATTAAATATTTTTTTTGGGACAGTTGTCAATGCTGCATATGGTATAAGTATGCAGGTGCAATCGGCGGTACAGGTTTTTGTGACTAATTTTCAAATGGCAGTTAATCCTCAAATTATAAAACACTATTCTGCAGGTAACAAAGAACAATCATTAAAACTTATTTTTCAAAGTTCAAAATTTTCTTATTTTTTAATGTTTTTAATAGTGTCTCCAATTATTTATAACATTGATTTTGTATTAGGGCTTTGGCTTAAAACACCTCCAAATTACACATCATCTTTTGTTGTTATGTGTTTAGTGGGTGTTTTAATTGATTGTATTTCTGGCCCATTGATGATTGGAGCTCAAGCTACAGGAAATATAAAGTGGTATCAAATGGTTCTAGGTAGTTTTATATTTCTATGTTTACCTATTTCCTATCTTCTCTTAAGAATCTATTATGATCCCAAAATAATTTTTTATGTTATTATAGGTGTAAATGCGATTTCATTGATAGGACGAGTATTGTTTTTGAAGTATTTATTAGATTTAAATATTTACGAATTTATACATAAAGTAATGAAGAAGATTTTTGTGATTACTTTAATAACATTTACGGCAAGTCAATTTATTACTGTTTATACACTAAATCCATATGTCGACTTTTGTTTGAAGTCTTTGGGGTTAACAGTCCTTAATTTGGTCTCAATATTTGCTGTTGGGTTGAGTGATAATGAAAGAAATTTTGTTTTATCATTTGCTAAAGCAAGAGTGAAAAAACTATCGGTTAAAATGTAA
- a CDS encoding glycosyltransferase, which translates to MKILLIINSLGTGGAEKLLLDTIPLYRKSGIEMDILVLWNNNHQFINALKSLGCCKVFVLKESGNYKDIYNPLNILKLMPYLRRYDIAHVHLFPAQYYTVFANLLIGGKCKLIFTEHNTTNRRIQKNYFKAVEKIVYSHYKRLVFISDEIYGIYRNYIPKFESRFVTINNGVNLDAIRSAMPIHNKTEIYPIIKKSDSLILQVSAFRPQKDQKTLIKAMALLPKNVVLLLVGDGETRKECELLVSELSLTDRVFFLGQRMDIPQLLRTVDVVVLSSKYEGMSLSSIEGMASGKPFIASNVPGLSDIVDGAGVLFECGNSEELASRIQEFLGNETLYEDTVKRCMIKSEQYDIKKMVTQHIELYKSVY; encoded by the coding sequence ATGAAAATTCTTCTAATAATAAATTCTCTCGGAACTGGCGGCGCAGAAAAATTGTTGTTGGATACCATTCCTTTGTATAGAAAGTCTGGGATAGAAATGGATATATTGGTGCTTTGGAATAATAATCATCAGTTTATCAATGCCTTGAAGTCTCTTGGATGTTGTAAGGTGTTTGTGTTGAAAGAATCAGGAAATTATAAAGATATTTATAATCCGTTGAATATTTTAAAACTAATGCCTTATTTAAGGCGATATGATATTGCTCATGTGCATTTGTTTCCTGCTCAATATTATACCGTTTTTGCAAATTTATTAATTGGAGGAAAGTGTAAATTGATATTTACTGAGCACAACACTACCAACAGAAGGATTCAGAAGAACTATTTCAAGGCTGTGGAAAAAATTGTTTACTCCCACTATAAAAGATTGGTTTTTATTTCTGATGAAATATACGGAATATATAGGAATTATATTCCAAAGTTTGAGAGTAGATTTGTAACTATCAATAACGGAGTGAATTTGGATGCAATTCGATCGGCAATGCCTATTCATAATAAAACAGAAATATATCCAATTATTAAAAAATCGGATTCGTTAATTTTACAGGTGTCAGCTTTTAGACCTCAAAAAGATCAGAAGACTTTGATAAAAGCTATGGCCTTATTGCCTAAAAATGTTGTTTTGCTTTTAGTAGGTGATGGAGAAACCAGAAAAGAATGTGAATTGTTAGTTTCAGAATTATCTCTTACAGATAGAGTTTTTTTCTTGGGACAAAGAATGGATATACCTCAACTTTTAAGGACTGTAGATGTTGTCGTTTTATCTTCTAAATATGAGGGAATGTCTTTGTCCAGTATAGAGGGGATGGCTTCAGGAAAACCATTTATAGCGTCAAATGTACCTGGGTTATCTGATATTGTAGATGGGGCTGGAGTTCTTTTTGAATGTGGTAATTCGGAAGAATTAGCATCTCGAATCCAGGAATTTTTAGGAAATGAGACTCTGTATGAAGATACCGTGAAAAGATGTATGATTAAATCTGAACAATATGATATTAAGAAAATGGTAACTCAACATATAGAATTGTACAAAAGTGTCTACTAA
- a CDS encoding polysaccharide pyruvyl transferase family protein: MKTVLVKAYTNCNLGDDLFLKIIIERYPEITFRIIAPIAYRSNFKKYKNVVITKMPSFNLLSRVALKLIGFFSLKAKGNIILNDLEKFYQNEYELSDGYVYIGGSLFMQYDSEMGETDHVNKLITKVFDNKPKFIIGANFGPYLTDSYKDYYMEVFKGYTDICFRELYSKNLFKDLSNVRVCPDVVFQLGLPKVEKTKKSIGFSLIDISEREELSQYEMDYLKFVSQVIEIALQNGEDVYLFSFCKAEGDENVISKVISLVSLNLRNRINVVNYDGDVDKFLIQYAKVESMFCVRFHSMILSLLLGQNLFPITYSNKMTNVLDDIGYQGVFSEFSNLKNIDALECFNDMKNSSHKVSSLIIEESKNNFIVFDEYLVNV, from the coding sequence ATGAAAACAGTTTTAGTTAAAGCATACACAAATTGTAATTTAGGAGATGATCTTTTTTTAAAAATCATAATAGAACGTTATCCGGAAATAACGTTTAGAATAATTGCTCCTATTGCATATAGGAGTAATTTTAAGAAATATAAAAACGTTGTGATTACTAAAATGCCAAGTTTTAATTTATTGAGCAGAGTTGCTCTAAAGTTAATTGGTTTTTTCTCATTGAAAGCTAAGGGTAACATAATATTAAATGATTTAGAAAAATTTTATCAGAATGAATATGAACTATCAGATGGGTATGTTTATATAGGTGGATCATTGTTTATGCAGTATGATAGTGAAATGGGAGAAACAGATCATGTGAACAAGCTGATAACGAAAGTATTTGATAATAAACCAAAATTTATAATCGGAGCTAATTTTGGACCATATTTAACAGATTCATATAAGGATTACTATATGGAAGTTTTTAAAGGTTATACAGATATTTGCTTTAGGGAACTTTATTCAAAAAATCTTTTTAAAGATTTATCTAATGTTAGGGTTTGTCCAGATGTTGTTTTTCAGTTGGGTTTGCCTAAAGTTGAAAAAACGAAAAAAAGTATTGGGTTTTCTCTAATTGATATTTCAGAAAGAGAAGAATTATCTCAATACGAAATGGATTATTTAAAATTTGTGAGTCAAGTGATAGAAATCGCTTTGCAAAATGGAGAAGATGTTTACTTATTTTCTTTTTGTAAAGCAGAAGGGGATGAAAATGTAATATCGAAAGTTATCTCTTTAGTGTCGCTAAACTTAAGAAATAGGATTAATGTTGTAAATTATGATGGAGATGTTGATAAATTTTTAATTCAATATGCTAAAGTGGAGTCGATGTTTTGTGTTCGTTTTCATTCTATGATCTTAAGTTTGTTATTAGGACAGAACCTTTTTCCAATTACATATAGTAATAAAATGACAAATGTACTTGATGATATAGGTTATCAAGGTGTTTTTTCTGAATTTTCTAATTTAAAGAATATTGATGCTTTGGAATGTTTTAATGATATGAAAAATAGTTCGCATAAAGTAAGTTCTTTAATTATTGAAGAATCAAAAAATAATTTTATTGTTTTTGATGAGTATTTAGTCAATGTATGA
- a CDS encoding HU family DNA-binding protein has translation MAIKYQVLPRKNPQDINAPEKFYAAALADGTVDFDRLAELISYQCTVTASDCYAVLLSLEYNIIGELSQGRIVNLGRLGNFQVGISSEGKETETEVSSTAIKKSRILFRPGKKLRSMLNDLTFRKAG, from the coding sequence ATGGCGATTAAGTATCAGGTTCTTCCAAGAAAGAACCCTCAGGACATCAATGCACCTGAAAAATTTTATGCCGCTGCATTAGCAGACGGAACTGTTGATTTTGACAGACTAGCAGAACTGATTTCGTACCAATGTACTGTTACGGCTTCTGATTGTTATGCTGTTCTACTCTCCCTGGAGTACAATATTATTGGCGAATTGTCACAGGGGCGAATTGTTAACTTGGGCCGACTTGGGAACTTTCAGGTAGGAATTAGCTCAGAAGGCAAAGAAACAGAAACGGAAGTTTCTTCTACTGCCATTAAAAAGAGCCGAATTCTTTTCCGTCCTGGGAAAAAACTACGATCAATGTTAAATGATCTGACATTTAGAAAAGCGGGCTAG
- a CDS encoding acetyltransferase: protein MYLYGASGHGKVVAEIAEENNIAINAFIDADQSKKELLDYEVIHHVPVEAVRAIISIGNNAVRKRVVQEHDFDYQTLCHLKSKISKRATIGKGTVIMAGAIINSDTIVGQHCIINTNATVDHDCVLEDYVHISPNAGLAGDVKVGEGTQVGIGAVVIQGVKIGKWCMIGAGSVITKDVPDGATVVGNPGRVIKIKEISNL, encoded by the coding sequence ATGTATTTATACGGAGCTAGCGGGCATGGCAAAGTAGTAGCTGAAATCGCTGAAGAAAACAATATAGCCATTAATGCTTTTATTGATGCAGACCAATCTAAGAAGGAATTGTTAGATTATGAAGTAATACATCATGTTCCAGTAGAAGCTGTTAGAGCTATTATATCAATTGGGAATAATGCTGTAAGGAAAAGAGTGGTTCAAGAACATGATTTTGATTACCAAACTCTTTGCCACCTTAAGAGTAAAATATCTAAAAGAGCAACAATAGGAAAAGGAACAGTTATTATGGCTGGTGCAATAATTAATTCAGATACTATAGTTGGGCAGCACTGTATCATTAACACCAATGCAACAGTTGATCATGATTGTGTGTTAGAAGATTATGTACATATTTCGCCTAATGCTGGTTTGGCTGGAGATGTGAAAGTAGGTGAAGGAACTCAGGTTGGTATTGGTGCAGTTGTTATTCAAGGTGTCAAAATTGGTAAATGGTGTATGATAGGTGCCGGTAGTGTTATTACTAAAGATGTACCTGACGGGGCAACTGTTGTAGGAAATCCGGGAAGGGTTATCAAAATAAAGGAAATTAGTAATTTGTAA
- a CDS encoding UpxY family transcription antiterminator codes for MNWYVVYTKPKWEKKVAEQLTQRGIECYCPLMVQIRQWSDRKKKVEVPLFNSYVFVRLEEEDRNLVFQSSGVVRYLFWLGKAAIVRDQEINTIKKWLSTPNQYEISVAPLQVGDKIVLESGPFKSQEAIVQEVNKTNYVLVLESLGCVLKMKLK; via the coding sequence ATGAATTGGTATGTAGTGTATACAAAACCGAAGTGGGAAAAGAAAGTAGCTGAGCAATTAACTCAAAGGGGGATAGAATGTTATTGCCCCTTGATGGTTCAGATTCGTCAATGGTCGGATAGGAAGAAAAAAGTAGAAGTTCCCTTGTTTAATTCCTATGTTTTTGTTCGTTTGGAAGAAGAAGATAGAAATCTTGTTTTTCAGTCATCAGGTGTTGTGCGATATCTATTTTGGTTAGGAAAAGCTGCTATTGTGCGTGATCAAGAAATTAATACAATAAAAAAATGGCTTTCGACTCCCAATCAATATGAAATTTCAGTTGCTCCACTTCAGGTAGGAGATAAAATAGTTTTGGAATCAGGTCCTTTTAAGTCTCAGGAAGCCATCGTTCAGGAGGTAAATAAAACTAATTATGTGCTTGTTTTGGAGTCGTTAGGATGTGTTTTAAAGATGAAACTAAAATAA
- the wecB gene encoding non-hydrolyzing UDP-N-acetylglucosamine 2-epimerase has translation MKKKNLIVFGTRPEAIKMAPLVKEFKKSSEFETKVCVTAQHREMLDQVLEFFEITPDYDLDLMKPNQNLYTLTADIITEMKTVLDDFQPDYVYVHGDTTTTMAAGIAAFYSGAKVCHVEAGLRTHNKRSPFPEEINRQVTGRIADYHFAPTVTSEDNLITEGVKNENILITGNTVIDALFESSDKVMNIDNEEINKLKTIIDSGKKLILVTGHRRENHGQGFINICEALREVAETNSDVQIIYPVHFNPNVQKPVYEILSGINNICLIEPLAYPAFVWLMNQSYLIITDSGGVQEEAPSLGKPVLVMRDTTERPEAVEAGTVILVGTDKNKIVSEANDLLSNETRYKTMSGLHNPYGDGKACKRIVEYITNLEAINI, from the coding sequence ATGAAGAAAAAGAATTTGATAGTATTTGGAACAAGGCCGGAAGCTATAAAAATGGCTCCACTAGTAAAAGAATTTAAAAAAAGTTCTGAATTTGAAACTAAAGTTTGTGTGACAGCTCAACATAGAGAGATGTTGGATCAGGTATTAGAGTTTTTTGAAATTACACCCGATTATGATTTGGATTTAATGAAGCCTAATCAGAATCTTTATACGCTGACAGCCGATATTATCACTGAAATGAAAACAGTTTTGGATGATTTTCAGCCGGATTATGTCTATGTGCATGGAGATACAACCACTACTATGGCGGCCGGAATTGCTGCATTTTATTCAGGGGCTAAAGTTTGTCATGTGGAAGCAGGTTTGCGTACCCACAACAAACGTTCCCCTTTTCCTGAAGAAATAAACCGACAGGTAACCGGTCGTATAGCTGATTATCATTTTGCTCCAACAGTAACTTCGGAAGACAATCTTATAACTGAGGGTGTGAAAAATGAAAATATACTGATTACAGGGAATACAGTTATTGACGCGCTTTTTGAAAGCTCTGATAAAGTGATGAACATCGATAATGAGGAAATCAATAAACTGAAAACGATAATAGATTCTGGAAAAAAGTTAATCTTGGTTACCGGTCACCGCAGGGAAAATCATGGTCAGGGATTCATCAATATTTGTGAAGCATTGAGGGAGGTAGCAGAGACAAATTCTGATGTGCAGATTATTTATCCTGTGCATTTTAATCCAAATGTTCAGAAGCCTGTTTATGAGATATTATCCGGAATTAATAACATTTGTTTAATAGAGCCTTTGGCTTATCCTGCCTTTGTTTGGTTGATGAATCAGTCCTATCTGATCATAACTGATTCGGGAGGAGTCCAGGAAGAAGCTCCGAGTTTGGGCAAGCCCGTATTGGTGATGCGTGATACAACTGAACGTCCTGAAGCAGTTGAAGCAGGTACTGTTATTTTGGTGGGAACCGATAAAAATAAAATCGTTTCGGAGGCAAATGATTTGTTGTCTAATGAAACGAGATATAAAACGATGAGCGGATTACATAATCCTTATGGGGATGGAAAAGCTTGTAAGAGAATAGTGGAATACATTACAAATTTAGAAGCAATAAATATATAA
- a CDS encoding GIY-YIG nuclease family protein, producing MKLSYVYILKCSDGTYYTGVTSNLSDRIIKHNSGFYPECYTFSRRPLELVFYCEFTNINLAIEKEKQIKKWSKAKKEALINDDFESLVNLAKKKFDV from the coding sequence ATGAAATTGTCTTATGTGTATATTTTAAAATGTTCAGATGGGACATATTATACAGGAGTAACGAGTAATTTGTCAGATAGGATTATTAAACATAATTCTGGGTTCTATCCAGAATGTTACACTTTTTCAAGAAGACCTCTTGAATTGGTTTTCTATTGTGAATTTACAAATATTAATTTAGCAATAGAAAAAGAAAAACAGATTAAAAAATGGTCAAAAGCTAAGAAAGAAGCCTTGATTAATGATGACTTTGAATCCCTTGTGAATTTAGCAAAGAAGAAGTTTGATGTTTAA
- a CDS encoding nucleotide sugar dehydrogenase, translating to MNLNSKIGVIGLGYVGLPLARLFAEKYAVVGFDINQNRIEELSSGIDSTLEVSASLLQSVLVSKDEIKNKKGLYCSNQLEDIAGCNYYIVTVPTPVDKNNRPDLTPLYKASETVAKVLKKGDIVIYESTVYPGVTEEECVPVLERISGLQFNVDFFAGYSPERINPGDKLHTVDKILKVTSGSTPGIGQKVDDLYQSVITAGTHLAPSIKVAEAAKVIENSQRDINIAFVNELAKIFSLMNIDTQAVLEAAGTKWNFLPFKPGLVGGHCIGVDPYYLAQKAQELGYHPEIILAGRRLNDSMGEYVAAQVVKLMIKKGISVNGASLLMLGITFKENCPDVRNTKIIDVIKALKEYGISVTVYDPLANPEEVMKEYGLISQTQLTNEIKYDAIVLGVAHAEFLRMNLSNHQYDNSIIYDVKGVLGTAVDGRL from the coding sequence ATGAATTTAAATTCAAAAATAGGAGTTATCGGTCTTGGTTATGTGGGTTTGCCATTGGCTCGACTATTCGCTGAAAAATATGCAGTTGTTGGTTTTGATATCAACCAAAATAGAATTGAAGAATTGAGTTCAGGAATAGACAGTACGCTTGAGGTCAGTGCGTCACTATTACAATCGGTTTTAGTTTCTAAAGATGAAATTAAAAATAAAAAGGGATTATACTGCAGCAATCAATTAGAAGACATAGCTGGTTGTAACTACTATATTGTGACTGTTCCTACACCCGTAGATAAGAATAATCGTCCTGATTTAACCCCTTTGTATAAGGCTAGTGAGACTGTTGCAAAGGTTTTGAAAAAAGGAGATATTGTTATTTATGAATCGACCGTTTATCCAGGAGTAACTGAGGAGGAATGTGTGCCAGTTTTAGAACGCATTTCGGGCTTACAATTTAATGTTGACTTTTTTGCGGGTTATTCCCCTGAAAGAATTAATCCTGGAGATAAACTGCATACCGTTGATAAAATTTTAAAAGTAACTTCAGGCTCTACACCAGGAATAGGTCAAAAAGTAGATGATCTTTATCAATCGGTTATTACCGCTGGAACCCATCTGGCACCTTCCATCAAAGTGGCCGAAGCGGCAAAAGTCATTGAAAATTCACAAAGAGATATCAATATTGCTTTCGTAAATGAATTAGCTAAAATTTTTAGTTTAATGAATATTGATACGCAAGCGGTATTAGAAGCAGCCGGAACAAAATGGAATTTTCTTCCTTTTAAACCGGGTTTAGTAGGAGGGCATTGTATAGGGGTTGATCCCTATTATTTGGCACAAAAAGCACAGGAATTAGGATACCATCCAGAAATTATTTTAGCAGGCAGACGATTGAATGACAGTATGGGGGAATATGTCGCTGCTCAAGTGGTCAAATTGATGATTAAAAAAGGAATTTCCGTTAATGGTGCCTCATTGTTAATGTTAGGAATTACGTTTAAAGAGAATTGTCCAGATGTGCGAAATACTAAAATAATTGACGTAATAAAGGCTTTGAAAGAGTATGGCATAAGTGTTACAGTATATGATCCGCTCGCAAATCCTGAAGAAGTGATGAAAGAATATGGATTGATTAGCCAAACACAATTGACTAACGAGATTAAATATGATGCAATAGTTTTAGGAGTAGCACACGCAGAATTTCTAAGAATGAATTTATCAAATCACCAATATGATAATAGTATTATTTATGATGTAAAAGGTGTTTTGGGTACAGCAGTTGACGGTAGACTTTGA
- a CDS encoding mannose-1-phosphate guanylyltransferase — MNKKQNIIHVILTGGIGSRLWPLSRKSRPKQYLEIFDGKSLFELTVERNREIADKVIVVGNVDNCQLSKVILDKMNIPYLDIVESTPRNTAAAIAFAAFAADPEDILIVTPMDHIIEKKELYDLAVTEAIEKAANGYIVTFGIHPTKPETGYGYIEYKGENVVSFREKPNLETAKSFIAKKNFLWNSGMFCFKAGVLLEELKHFKPKVYKKAKIAWEHNDHGKLDLELSLDIPSISVDYAVMERSKKIKVVPSQFLWSDLGSFESVYDYLLSKGHRVDENGNMVIGVQNYTAFIGMKNTILVATENANLVLQKEYSQDVKDLYNELEETNPELLG; from the coding sequence ATGAATAAAAAACAAAACATTATACATGTTATCCTAACTGGAGGTATAGGAAGTCGTTTGTGGCCTTTGTCACGTAAAAGTCGTCCCAAACAATATTTAGAAATTTTTGATGGTAAATCTTTATTTGAGTTAACCGTTGAAAGAAACAGAGAAATTGCAGATAAAGTAATTGTTGTAGGGAATGTCGATAATTGCCAATTAAGTAAGGTCATTTTAGACAAGATGAATATTCCTTATTTGGATATTGTGGAGTCTACACCGCGCAATACGGCTGCTGCGATTGCATTTGCTGCTTTTGCCGCAGACCCAGAAGACATTCTTATCGTAACACCTATGGATCATATCATAGAAAAGAAAGAGCTGTATGATCTGGCCGTTACTGAAGCTATTGAGAAAGCAGCTAACGGCTATATAGTTACTTTTGGAATACATCCTACCAAACCGGAAACCGGTTATGGTTATATTGAATACAAAGGGGAAAATGTGGTTTCTTTTAGAGAAAAACCCAATTTAGAAACGGCAAAGAGTTTTATTGCTAAGAAAAATTTTTTATGGAACAGTGGGATGTTCTGTTTTAAGGCAGGAGTTTTGTTAGAAGAATTGAAGCATTTTAAACCTAAGGTATATAAAAAAGCTAAAATAGCCTGGGAACATAATGATCATGGGAAATTAGACTTAGAGTTGTCATTGGATATTCCTTCGATTAGTGTAGATTATGCGGTAATGGAACGAAGTAAAAAAATAAAGGTGGTGCCTTCCCAATTCTTATGGTCTGATTTAGGTTCTTTTGAATCGGTGTATGATTATTTATTGTCAAAAGGACATCGGGTGGATGAAAATGGCAATATGGTGATAGGGGTGCAAAATTATACGGCATTTATAGGGATGAAAAATACGATTTTGGTAGCTACTGAAAATGCCAATCTGGTACTGCAAAAGGAATACTCGCAGGATGTGAAGGATTTGTATAACGAACTGGAAGAAACTAACCCTGAGTTGTTAGGGTAA
- a CDS encoding glycosyltransferase family 2 protein produces MICNYPKISIIVPVYKVEKYLIECLESILMQSYDNFELILVNDGSPDRSGEICDEYAIKDSRIKVFHKENRGVSSARNLGIKEARGEWLCFIDADDWLDVDYLQNFIVLFSWEEDFVIQGYVKNADEQIVSGSGFVSKFENFLEFFMYSEKNNLFNSPCFKLFRKDIVDGHNVRFDENFSLGEDHIFTLEYIRFVSKFSVSFERGYHYRISNEGNSLTQKLIDIEKFKQYVLINHNLREEVLKLNKAGKDFFIRSYQEMNRWVIYTIHSLFDTRRQLSFTAEKTEFESLLHLFKFKYGVSRISFKVDIYNMLFIIVMGASILSIKMKIKCLKFLISIVSNLN; encoded by the coding sequence ATGATTTGTAATTATCCTAAAATATCTATTATAGTACCAGTCTATAAGGTTGAAAAATATCTTATAGAGTGTTTGGAAAGTATATTAATGCAGAGTTATGATAATTTTGAGCTAATTCTTGTAAATGATGGTTCTCCTGATAGATCAGGAGAAATATGCGATGAATATGCGATAAAGGATAGTAGAATAAAAGTTTTTCATAAAGAAAATCGTGGAGTAAGTTCTGCAAGGAATTTAGGAATTAAGGAAGCAAGAGGTGAATGGTTATGTTTTATAGATGCAGATGATTGGTTAGATGTAGATTACCTGCAAAACTTTATTGTTTTATTTTCATGGGAAGAAGATTTTGTTATACAGGGATATGTAAAAAATGCCGATGAACAAATTGTTAGCGGTTCAGGATTTGTTTCAAAATTTGAAAACTTTTTGGAATTTTTTATGTATTCTGAGAAAAATAATTTATTTAATTCACCTTGTTTCAAGTTGTTTAGAAAGGATATTGTTGATGGACATAATGTGAGGTTTGATGAGAATTTTTCGTTGGGCGAAGATCATATTTTTACGCTCGAATATATTCGGTTTGTAAGTAAATTTTCGGTTTCTTTTGAAAGAGGGTATCATTATAGGATATCAAACGAAGGAAATTCCTTAACTCAAAAACTAATAGATATAGAAAAGTTTAAACAATATGTATTGATAAATCACAATCTAAGAGAGGAGGTTTTAAAATTAAATAAAGCTGGTAAGGATTTTTTTATCCGCTCATATCAAGAAATGAATAGATGGGTTATATATACGATACACTCATTATTTGATACTAGAAGGCAATTATCCTTCACAGCGGAAAAGACAGAATTTGAATCTTTATTGCATTTGTTTAAATTTAAATATGGTGTTTCAAGAATTTCATTTAAAGTAGATATTTATAATATGTTGTTTATAATTGTAATGGGGGCAAGTATATTATCGATAAAAATGAAAATAAAGTGTTTAAAATTTTTAATAAGCATAGTTTCTAATTTAAATTAG